TTtatattggccgccccaagcacctgcttctttagctggtgcctggagccgaccctgagaGACACAGGCCGTGGCTTCAAAACGCTGCTGTGGGAGCGCGCCTgcgacagtgctttgaagtgctaGTGTGGTTGCGCGCCAGtgctgggagaaagctctcccagcgctgcagatACTCCACCTCCACTAGGGGATtagctggggcactgtttacactggtgctttccagtgctgtaacttgctgtgctcaggggggtgttttttcactcccctgagcgagaaagttgcagtgctgtaaagcgccagtgtagccaagcccacaGTCTGAGGGCCAGAGGTCGCACTCAAGTACAGGAAaggcaaattctgctcccatGGAAATGATGGCTTTAATGATCGAAATATAATGGGTGGAACTGCTGAATCAGATCCCAGATGCATTAACTTGGCTCTTTGTTCTCTAGCGAATGGATTGAATTCTGTAAAGTTTACTGCATGTGGGTCTTTCAGATGAAACTGTAAAAGCCCAGGTCCTGACTGACATGTGGGTGTTAAGATGTGGGTGTTAAGATCCCAAGGCGTTCTTGATAAGAGCAGGGATTTGTCCTGATACTGGTGGCCAAAATTCTTTCTCTCCTCACACTCCTGTATGTAAACCTTACAGTTATCATCATCTGCTACAGAAAGAGCTGCATTTCTGAGGAGCTTTTTGTATCCAATAGAGTTTATAAAGTACTTAGGGATCCCGTAGGGTGAGATAACaacttctaatttaaaaaaatagcagtaGGGATTGTGTTATCCTGGTTGGTGGGACTTCACCCTCACAGAGTAAATATTGTTCTACATCACTCACTTGCCCACCCTGTGAAAGAAGAGGGGTTTGAGGCTAAAATAGCAGGTTACTGTATTAAAAAAGATGTTGGAAAAAACTCTAGTTATGTTCATAGGGCCACTGATTTAGGGCTGGCAAATACTGGCTATTGTCCATGCAGTTTACAAGAACACTTAATAATTCCAGACAGGAACAGGCCAGGGagtggtttgttttaaatgtttaaactttCTAGGTGCTCCAATAGGACTGTAAGACGTCTCCTTATCAGGGATGTTAGTTATTGATGGACCATACACACAAGAATCTTATCATTGTTTAATACATAAGGCAAATGTACCTTTtctgaaatatataaaataagattTAGCATTTGGATGGATTCCAGATCATATCCTAAGATCTTTTCCCCTTGTTTCATATCCAGTGCTATCCTCAAAAAATATTTTGCGCACTCTTTCCAAATAGATTACAAATCGTTTTCCCCAGCACAGGCACCTCATTTTGCATAATTCATTTGTCTTTGTCTCAAAGCTACTTAAAACCCTGATTTATGTATTTATTCTTATTGCTATTAATTGGGGGTTAACATGTTTAAAaaggtatgtgtgggggggagagtatTCCTACTCTCTAGGGACATGATATAAGAATGGttccaaaggctttctgaaacccTCAGTCACTCACAGCAAGGTGCAAATCAATTTATGGAGATCCCAGCTTGAACTGAAATTGTCAGTTTACTTGTCCTGGAGGGGTTGGTGGGGATTACAAGGGAGTTTACCTTCTAGTGATTACCCGGCAGTTATGACCTTTATATTTCATATATGCGTTATTTCCCGTGCTGCCACCGTAAGTTCTTTCTACCTGTTTAAGAGAAGTGAAGTCAAATCAGGTGGTGCATACCATACATGCAGGAAGCATAGATATGGGGGAATGGATAGGTTTTCAGGTGGGAATTTCAAAGCTGCCTTGCTAAAACAGGAGGGAGAAACCTTGTGAAAATGGTAGTGTGTAGGAGACACTTCCTTAGTTTAAAAAACGTCCAAGCATCCCCTCCAACATGTTTTTTATTACACGATCTCTTTCAGAATTAAAGATCTACAAAATATTACTAAAGAAGAGTAAATAGAAGTTGCTGAAGATTAAATCTGAGGGAGAGAAACAATTGTTAACTAGTGGCTAGTTTAGGGAGAATCAAGATTGGCCAGTTTACAGAATCCTTTAGGAATTTGTTCCCATGTATCTAGATATGTTATAAATAGCTTACACATAGCTGGCACCAGTCCTCTGAAGGTCTCAAAGCACAGTGGATAAGTACTATCCCTATTTCATAGATGAAGAAAGTGAGGTGCAAAGAAATTGAGTTACTTGCCAAAGGCCATGCAGTGAGTTAATGGCAGAGGCACTCCCAATTCCTGTCTACAGCCACTAGATACAATTGTAAGCCCTAAAATAAGACCCAGTCCTGCTCTCATTTGAAGTCAGTTGCaaatcttccactgacttcagtgggatcagggacaagcccttagagtagATCGTATTCTTTATATCTGAGtgtcctttttattatttaataatagacaaaaaaattaaatataaccaAGTTATTAAGTGTTAGTAAAgatgaatgaaacatttttcatcctCTGTATATTGGAGTTGGAGAGCTAATTAGGCAGAGAATTGGTGAGATCAGCTGTATAGGTCTTCTGTAATGATCACTCTTTGTTCTAATATGGGTAGGCAGAGGACGGTCTAGTCAGAATTGGAAGGAAATGAGATTTGGGACAATAGTTCTATTCCATGCTGCCATTTACTCATATGTCTACATAAGAAAAAAGTACCCGTGGCGGCGAGTCTCCGAGCCTGGCTCTACAGACTCAAGTTCACGCTATGGCACTAAAACTGGCCGTGTAgacttcccttccccttcctggggcgccagagcttgagctccagcctgagccgtAATGCCTAGGCAGCTATTTGTAGCGCCGTAGTGCGAGTCTGAGTCCACAGCCTGAGGCTGTGAAACTTGCTGCCACCTTATTttgctgctgtgtagatgtatgtGACTTTAGGCAAGCTCCGATACCTCTGTGCCTCAGCGACTGCTCTGTGAGCTGAAGACAGTCACGCCTACCTGACTTGGTAAAATGATTTGAAATGGGAGGTGCCATATAAGTGCCATGTATTCTTATACATTCTTGTAAATGATTCTTTGCTGATGCTCCACTAAAGCCCTCCCAGTGGAACGTTGCAGGAAACATTGGCCCTTGTGATCTGTGTAGGCTTTGCTTCACTGTTTCTGGATGTCACAATCCAGTATTTGAAGCCGATGCAGTGGGCGGAGGTAGTCAAAAGCTGTTATTTTTACGTACCCTgtgaaaaaaagaagaagttcAAAGAGTTATTTGATAACCGAAACAGAATGCTCTTTGTGAGACTGAGCCCTTCGATTTCCAGACTTACATGGGAGACTTTGAGAAGTTCCAGCTGAAATCCCCATTGGCTCTGACCCTgcagttttaagaaaaacactattGTAATTTATCAGCACTATCAGTTGGGTAATGTGACAGTCCCTCTCTTGATCAGTGATGCGGGGAAGTGAGAAGCTGATAGTGAAGTCTCATGAGCAAGCACAACCACAGTAAACAAATTAAGTATGACTTGGAAAAACTACTTATGCCATACAATCTAATGTACGTGAAATTAATTGTAGGGATAGAGACATAAGATAAAAAATAGGATCAGCTTAGTGTTCCCCTCCAGAATGtctctgtctccagctctgaGTATGGAGTGGCTGTAGCCTCtccattattaaggttgccacATGATGTCCTAGTTTTGCCCTCCTACCACTATGGCTTGGAAAATTCATCCAGTCTTGTCAGGTTCATATTGAATGGTACGGGTATCTGCAGGAGGCAATATAAACTTGGCTGATCCCACACtttcctttaagttactttcttGTCTGTTCCATGAATATGAATTTTTAAGAATAATATCATCATTTACCTGTGCAAGAGGAAGCAATGGTTTATAAAACACTCAGAAACCTGGgaatttccaaaaataaaaatgtttgtttaaaaattggtaCAGTTGCTAATGATGACAATGAAGTTATCGATCACATCACTCACAAGCACAGCACTTCGAAGTTAGGTAATGAATAGTTCATCACAGCATAAAAGTTTGCATTGCCCACAGCAGAACTCTTGGCTCTGACTCAAATTAAATTAGAGCTGCTGCGCCTGCAATTACATAATACtctggtcaagattttcaaaaataggtggCTACATTTGGGCTCCTCATCCCATATTTAGGCTCTAACCCTGCACAGATGCATCACTTACATGAGTGGTCGCACCGAATGTCATGGAACTATTCACATGGGGGTGAAGTTACGTGCCCGCATAAGCCTTGGCAGCATGGGGGAATCTGAATCAGTGAATTGGTTttcaccagtgctgagcacctatcagctcctgttgaagttaatggaagctgCTGCATGCTCACTCAGCACTGGTGAAAACCAAGCCCCTTAGGTTTCTAAATCCATGTTTAGCCACCTAACTTCAGGAACCCATTTTTGTAAATCTtgtccttaataataataataataattaataatctctAAATGTAAACACACCCTAAATGTCATTTAAAAGAaacggggaaaaaaaaatgtgcacattCATGACATACACTGATCAGCTGCGGGTACATGACCACATAAATATGCAGTAAATGTTGTCATACATTGACTGGAAGTTGTCTgtatggggaagcttgcactactTCTGTATAAACAGAGAACTTCAGTTGCAGGGCTGAGAGCCCCAGAATCTTTCATCTAGCAGTAATTCCccttaaaaaattaaacagaaaaaaaatagaaatctggCTGAATGGAGCTGATCACTAATTTTAGAGCTATCTGATTTCTTACTTGCCAAGGACACCCCCTGCTGCTTTTTACCAACTCTTTAGCACTATTGTTGAAATCTGATAATGATGTTATTGGGACTTGGTCTGTGACACCCATGTTTCTACTCTCCCTGCCTCTGATTTGGCTGCTTTCTTCTATGATGAATGTGGGAATTTtgctaatatttttattattcctaTGCATGCTTCAGATTCCCTCTGTGATTTGAATTGCTATGTACCGAGCACAAAGAGTTTACTTTTGAGGCAGCGCAGAAGATATGAGATGTTGGGTCACCTAACTGTCTGGGGTGGTCATTTAAGGACAGGCTGAAACCGGCCCATATTAGTGGAGAATCCAGGAAAAAATGTGGATAGATAGAAGCTCTTACccgtgagacagacagacagactgagagagggagagacagagccAAGATGGCTTCTACAGCAGCTTGGCTGGTTAGAGCCCTGACACTGGCCAGTCTAAACTCTGTGTTGGCCTTTGCATCTCTGTACTAACTAACTATAGGACCTGGTAACGCTGTGTTCCAGTTGGCTAACAAACCCCACTCTGTTTCGGAAAGGCTGCCTGAGATCACTGCAAATACTAGCTGAGGTGCATTGATCCCAGAAGAGGACAAAAAGACTCCTCTTCAGAGACCATCTCAATTGGACTTGCGAAGCAGAGCTCATGGTGTGAAACAGGcgtgctggagcccagaggctcaggctatgtctacactagaaacgagacagtggcacagctggagaaatgcagctATAGAGCTGTAGTGTACACACAATACAGTGACAGAAAGGGTTTTTCCTTCCCCGTAGTAAATCCGCTGCTCTGAaaggctgtctacactggggcttaggttagTTTAACTATGTCTCTCggaggtgtgaatttttcacacactGGAGCAATGGAGTTGGACTGACCTAACTTTCCTTGTGTGGACCAACCCTCAGCCTTGGAGCCATTGAGGCTGCGTGGGATACCCTTAAGGAAGAGTGGGATCCCCCTGGAAGTCTGACGCACTGAAGGGGTTTCTCTAAGGGATTATTTAAAAGCTATGGCATAGCGCAGGTCCTGTGCCTCCATGACTACTTCATTTTGGCATCGTTGTCTGACGTTTTGAAAGTCCACGTGTCACACGCTGGGCCCTGTCAGGTTGAGACGACAGACAGCACTGAGCAGTAAAACCAAATGCCGTGCTTGTTCTCTTCAGTCAACACAGACACAGGCACCAAGTTCCTCTTTGCTGTAGCATGCTCACTAAGCTACCGTAGTGAGAGAGCTGCAAGTGTTATTAATGGGTTTTCCTTCTTGTGCTTAACAGCAATATCGGAGCCCAGACTGGAGGCCAAGCTTGTGTCCAGTCCGGACAGTGGTGAGGAGAAGGTGCTGGAAATAAGCTGCTCAGTAACAGGGAAACCAGCTCCAATGATCAGCTGGAACCTGTCCCATCGCCTTCAGCAGGAGCCGGGACAGTATCTCATCAATCACTCAGACCAGACTGTGACTGTTATCAGCAATTTCACACATGTCCCCTCCAGGATTCACTGGGAGAACCCAGCTGGCTGTGTGATCCAACATCCGCTCCTAAACCTGACGCTGACTCTGTCCAAGGATGGGCAGGTCCAGGGTGAGTGTGAGCTTGgtgtggggaagaggaaaaaggaagCTGTGTCCTCTGATacaggagggagaagagaaagagacagtTCAAAGGAGGGGAGCCAAGGGCAGAGGAAAGGGAGGTGACCCCAGAAAAGCTGGAAGAGAATGATGGAAGTCTTGGTGCAGGATGGAGAGAGGACAAGGATCTTTGGGGCAGCTGAGAGAAGTGGGGAGGTGGGTCTGGTAcacatgggagagagagaagagttaCTGGTGCTGACGCTCACCTAACACCAGGCCACAGAAATAAAATGGCCCCATAAAAACCTTGGGCACAAACTGTTGTGTATATAAACAGTGCATGAGGCCCTGGTGAAAGGAATTTTGTTTGGAAGTGCTCCTCGTATATGCCGCTGCATGTGGCCTCTCTCCCTTCTCTGTCAGACCCCTGTACCCGTagcctttccttttccttctttcccttGGAGAATGATGGAGTGTCTGACAGATAGTGGCAGCCCATGTTAAAGGCTTGCTGATTTTCTCTACAGGCCAATCAGCAACAGTTGACACTGTAACAATCTACGTATTGGTTGCTTTGATTCCCTTGGGGCTCTTGTTCATCTGCTTCTGCATCTTGAAGCGACAACACCAAATGGATAGAAACAAAGCTGATCTATGTTGGGTGAGTCTTCCCAAAATACCTCTCCGGGGGCTAGTCTGTGCTCGTAAATACATCCATGGCTGCTACACACTGGACCCAGACTTTAAACATTGGGCTTGTTAATAGTTGTCAAACTGGCCTCTTAGTGTTTTGTGATTCCTGTTTAAAAATATGACAATGCTGCTGTAACACAATCAAACTCGGGCTTCATTCTTCGAAGTCACAGGGTTCTTCTGATCCTGATAGTACAGGTACCTGTAAtacagagcagagagagactcAGGGATCTGTAGGGAACAGGGCTCAAACTAAAATGTCTCAAAAACAGTTTAACATGGCTGAACAACTTGATTAAATAGCCTAATAACTGTAAGCCACGTGGACTAAGCCTTTTGGCTCCTTTACAGGGCTCTGTGTCCATGGCTTGGCCTAACGCAGAGTTAAACAACAAACTGAAACTGTGTTTCTGTAGCCACATATTCCTAATACTTTGAACCATTTTATATTCAggcaataaatgttttaaaactattGAAACCATAAACTTATAGTACACACCTGTAATGCAGAGCAGAAGGTGACTCAGAGATCTGTAAGAAATAGGGCTCAGATTAAAATAGCAGCCCCTGTACCCGAGCCAGGATAGGGAGTACCTAGAAATTACCCCATCTATTTGTGTGCGTGTGGCAGAGAGAGGTGTGGGGAGGTAGGTCCAAAAATTCAACCACTGTGCAAATTTCACTATCAATGGAAAATCATAGCACTTCCTTTTGTGCATGCCTTACACTGCTACTTAGTTATTGCCTATTACCATTCATTTTTATATCTAAGCATTTTGAAAAGGGAGGGTGAATATCATTACCTCCATTttcaggtagggaaactgaggcacagaaaacgCTAAGTGACTTTCCAGAGGTCATCCAGATCTGACTCCGTCCGTATCCACCCGTCTATGATGCCTATCTTGGTGGAAGTAGTGTTTTgagaaacaaaaatggaaatggtTTAGTCTGATTTACAGTATGGTCCTTAAACAGTTTTCAGTACAAGATCAGGAGAACCACTGCTGGAAAATACTTTTAGCAACAGCTCAACATTGTAGAGAAAGCAGCACTGTGCAGAGAGGCTAAGATTAAAGATCATTCGTGGAGGCTGTACTGCTCTAATCTCTGGAGTCCCATTGGTGGAGCCATGCGAGAGAACCTTGTCCTCCATTTCTGATACAGGCAGATGCAGTCCATCAGCACACAAGGCAGTCAGCCTTGCGCCTTACTCCAGCACTAAAatcattcacttttttaaaaaagccatgtgTTTCTCTTCTGCCAGGTTCTTCCCTTATGCACCAAGGACATGAGGCATGGACAGTGcacaaaaaatgataaacaagGCCCTGACAAGCTTCCTCCCTTAAAAGCCCTCTTGGACAGATGAACGCCTGGTGTTGGAAGAATTTTACCGAACAGTGGTGAAATGAAAACAGTGCTGGGTTTGGATGTGTGAAACTGATGTCTAGCTGTACTTGTAACATCTCAGACTTCCACATGAATCACATTACGTGCAACTTGCCATGTTTTatacggaaaaaaaaaaaaaaaaccccacaaaatatttttatatctattTATGTTTGAATAAATGAGCCAATAAGTGTAGTTGTATATAGAATGCAGTAGGTATTTATATGAGACTGTTAAATTATAGTTTTGTAGATCTGCACAATAAAATacagttttgtattttctgaCATCTTTGTATTAtgggtattttttgttgttgcttctaATGCCACGAGCCCCAAGGCTGTTTCTTTGAGGCCTGTGGGGCTGTGCTGGATTTTATGATGCT
The DNA window shown above is from Trachemys scripta elegans isolate TJP31775 chromosome 1, CAS_Tse_1.0, whole genome shotgun sequence and carries:
- the LOC117871078 gene encoding OX-2 membrane glycoprotein-like, which translates into the protein MIFTCIFFSWIWAMAAGSVQVVHRKVQSSKTGENVTFQCQLVMDHEVLQVTWQKESGEGKGNIATYSRINGHRILGNYSSRVNFTQSELTVSAITVHAVTLQDEGCYKCIFNTFPMGSITGRTCLKVYAISEPRLEAKLVSSPDSGEEKVLEISCSVTGKPAPMISWNLSHRLQQEPGQYLINHSDQTVTVISNFTHVPSRIHWENPAGCVIQHPLLNLTLTLSKDGQVQGQSATVDTVTIYVLVALIPLGLLFICFCILKRQHQMDRNKADLCWVLPLCTKDMRHGQCTKNDKQGPDKLPPLKALLDR